DNA from Romeriopsis navalis LEGE 11480:
GGCGCGGCGGTGATCGAGCTGCATGGAGAACCGGATGGCGATCGCATCAATGTCAATTGTGGCTCCACCCATCTCGGCCAAGTCCGCGATGCCGTAAAAAACCATGGCGCCACGGTCGGGTTTGCCTTTGATGGGGATGCCGATCGAGTGCTCGCCGTGGATGCCCAAGGACGGACAGTTGATGGGGACTATATTCTGTATTTTTGGGGTAAACAGTTACTGGCCCAGAATAAGTTGCCCGGCAATACGATCGTTTCAACGGTCATGTCGAACCTGGGCTTTGAGCGGGCTTGGGAAGCCGCTGGGGGCAAGCTGGTGCGTGCTGCCGTTGGCGATCAATACGTGCATGCCGACATGGTGAAGTATGGTGCCGTGCTTGGCGGTGAACAATCCGGACACATCCTCTGTCAGCATTTTGGGGTGAGTGGTGACGGCTTGATGACCGCACTGCATTTAGCCGAATTGATCAAACAAGGCGGCGGCTGTTTGGCCACGCTGATGGATGAAAGCTTCCAAACCTATCCGCAGATTTTGCAGAATGTCCGGGTTGAAGACCGCGATCGACGACTCAACTGGGAATCGTGCGAAGTTCTACAACAGGAAATTACCAAAGCGGAAGCGGATATGGGCGATCGCGGCCGGGTCTTAGTCCGGGCATCCGGGACTGAACCCTTAATTCGCGTTATGGTCGAAGCCGAAACCACCGAATTAGTCGAAACCTGGACTAATCACTTGGTGGAGGTGGTGAAGACACATTTGGTGTAATGGATTGACCGCTTTTGGCTGCACCGCGCAGTGCGGTAAGTTGTGCAGAACGACTGAGGTCGGGCAATCAGCACAATCGGGTCAACGTCGATAACGTTGACCCGACTTGACGCAATCTCAACCAGCATTTAATTAGGCTAAATCTCGTTCGCCGCACTCAATCGCAAAGCCTTTTGCTGCATCATCTTGAAGATGTTGTAAAAACCATTGACCCGCGATGGCGTGAGGCTCACGTTCAGGCCCGTATCTTGAATAAAATCGGGCGTGAGTAGCAAAACGTCCTTAGGGGATAGACCATTCAAGCCTTGCACCAGAATCGCCACTAAGCCCTTCACTAACTGCGAATCAGAGTCGCCATCAAACACCACTTTGCCATCTTCGAGGTGCGCGGTAATAAACACCTGGGAAGTACAGCCAGAAACCTTATTTTCCTCGGTTTTGTCCGCTTCGGGGAACTCCGGCAGTTTTTGGGCAAACCAAATCAGACGTTGGTATTTCTGCTTTGGATCAGTGGTATTTTGCAGGCGCTTAACGATTTTTTCGAGGGCGGCTGGCAGTTCTGCCGAGGTCGTTGACATAGGTCGAATTTAGGTTCGCGCAGGGAAAAGTGCTTTAGAAAGTTTAACAAATTCTGGGCAGCGGCTTCGCTCAGTCAACCCAAATCACAGGGGTAAATCCCGCGAATCGCGGGATTCAACGCTCGGTCTCGGATGCGTTTTGCGGCGTTTGGGATAAGGATTTAAATCGTTGTTGAGCCTCCGCAAAGGCAGTTTTCATGACGGCATGGATACGATCACTATCCGGTTTACGGCCCCCCATTAAGTCACCGAAGTAGACACAGGCAGCTTCGCCCAGGGACCAAGTGTAGGCTGTCGCCCAAGAGGCCGCCACAACACTGCCGAAGATGGGGATAAATTTGACCAGTTCGCGGCCAATCACTTGGGCAAGAAAGCCCCCGGCGATGGCACTCACTAAGCCCCCCGCCTGGGATGGTTTGATCTTTTGGCCATAGAGCTGACCCAGCAGCCCTACCATCGTTACCTGTACCGCCGTTAAAACAGGCATCGTGGCAAAAGGCAGTGGCACTGCCGCCAGGGTCCCGGCCATCAGCGAAAAGGGCAAGATATAACGTCGGGCTGCATCCCGGTAGATCTGACCCAGTTGATCAACAACTTCACGATCGTCAGCAAAACGCGCATCGAGTAATTGGGCAATCGCTTGGGATTCGGCATGGGGCAAAAGTTCGGACAAGCGATCGAGTAAGGCATCCAGACCATAGAAAACGGGATCAAAACCGTCTTCTTCGAGGGTGAAGTCAAGCAAAATCGACCGATCGTATAACCCCTTAAAATCCTTCTGAATCTGTTCGACAGCGCGTTGCACTGATGCTAAATCGGGCGGATAGGTCGGGTGATTGGCTTGGTCCGGTGGATAGAGTTCGTGCAGACAAGTAATGGCCAAGATACAAGGCACGTTGGGTTGCTGGGTGCGGATCTGGGCGGCAATTTCGCGCAGGGTGGCCGTGGCAAAATCAGTGACTTTGACCGTAAAAATAATAACTTTGGCACTGGACGGATCGCGGGCCGCAGTTTTCGCATCTGGAAGCTCAGCGGCAGAACTAGTCGTGGGTTCAGCCTCGACCAACTGGCCCAATAACTCTTGGATTACTTCGGAGGTTTGTTGAATCCCATCCCCCAGGCCAACTGTATCAGTGAAGGTGAGCAGGGGCAGGGCATCGGTGGGGAAATTATAGCGTTGAGTATGCTCGGTATGCGGACGATAGCCGTGACCGACAATTTCGCCGCTCACGCCGGTTAATCCTCGGACGATCGAACTTTTGCCCGTCTGCGGCTTGCCCACCAAAATCGCTTCGGTGGTGGGCAGTTCTTGACGGACTTGCTCTAAAATTTTGGCGATCTCAGCCTCATCGACCCTAAACCAACTTGAAACGGTGGCGGTGATGTTGGGATCAGGCAGATTGCGCTTTAGTTGCAGAAAACTTTTACTCACCCAGCCAGTCA
Protein-coding regions in this window:
- a CDS encoding GTPase family protein, translating into MSSSDHNSASDYESSADRKFRLNHLNPLENPALGRFLGSTVQPMTGWVSKSFLQLKRNLPDPNITATVSSWFRVDEAEIAKILEQVRQELPTTEAILVGKPQTGKSSIVRGLTGVSGEIVGHGYRPHTEHTQRYNFPTDALPLLTFTDTVGLGDGIQQTSEVIQELLGQLVEAEPTTSSAAELPDAKTAARDPSSAKVIIFTVKVTDFATATLREIAAQIRTQQPNVPCILAITCLHELYPPDQANHPTYPPDLASVQRAVEQIQKDFKGLYDRSILLDFTLEEDGFDPVFYGLDALLDRLSELLPHAESQAIAQLLDARFADDREVVDQLGQIYRDAARRYILPFSLMAGTLAAVPLPFATMPVLTAVQVTMVGLLGQLYGQKIKPSQAGGLVSAIAGGFLAQVIGRELVKFIPIFGSVVAASWATAYTWSLGEAACVYFGDLMGGRKPDSDRIHAVMKTAFAEAQQRFKSLSQTPQNASETER
- the glmM gene encoding phosphoglucosamine mutase, whose amino-acid sequence is MPSNSWGQVELPASKLFGTDGIRGKAGDLLTAPLAMQVGYWAGQVLRQAEPNLNKIVLGRDSRSSGTMLGSGLSAGLTAAGLDVWDLGMCPTPVVSTLAQVTAAIGGVMISASHNPPEDNGIKFFGSNGSKLAPALQQQIEAALRGQVADVAVSQWGKLTQRSDLIEQYLQAIAAPLTRDSATPLAGMKVVLDLAYGAATRTATDMFQRLGAAVIELHGEPDGDRINVNCGSTHLGQVRDAVKNHGATVGFAFDGDADRVLAVDAQGRTVDGDYILYFWGKQLLAQNKLPGNTIVSTVMSNLGFERAWEAAGGKLVRAAVGDQYVHADMVKYGAVLGGEQSGHILCQHFGVSGDGLMTALHLAELIKQGGGCLATLMDESFQTYPQILQNVRVEDRDRRLNWESCEVLQQEITKAEADMGDRGRVLVRASGTEPLIRVMVEAETTELVETWTNHLVEVVKTHLV
- a CDS encoding SufE family protein; translated protein: MSTTSAELPAALEKIVKRLQNTTDPKQKYQRLIWFAQKLPEFPEADKTEENKVSGCTSQVFITAHLEDGKVVFDGDSDSQLVKGLVAILVQGLNGLSPKDVLLLTPDFIQDTGLNVSLTPSRVNGFYNIFKMMQQKALRLSAANEI